One Budorcas taxicolor isolate Tak-1 chromosome 6, Takin1.1, whole genome shotgun sequence DNA segment encodes these proteins:
- the ABRAXAS1 gene encoding BRCA1-A complex subunit Abraxas 1, giving the protein MEGESTSAVLSGFVLGALAFQHLNTDSDTEGFLLGEVKGEAKNSITDSQMDDVEVIYTIDIQKYISCYQLFSFYNSSGEVNEQALKKILSNVKKDVVGWYKLRRHSDQIMTFRERLLHRNLQQHLSSQELVFLLLTPSIITESCSTHRLEHALYKPQKGLFHRIPLVVANLGMSEQLGYKTTSGSCTSAGFSRAVKTHSSEFFKEDGSLKEVQKINEMYSSLQDELKSICEKVEHSERAVEKLLNDVNRLKGEIKKRKQAQLQATREKNVQKDPQENILLCQALRTFFPDCELLHSCVISLKNRRISGSSCTTTHPLSGVHNLTLMVEYTDFPEASPARSALPVTKRKASDMDDGWQVKKSRLGEIQNRPSKTYSSNQEKAFPVSSPETDEEMERMKGSGEYPQSPTF; this is encoded by the exons ATGGAGGGCGAGAGCACGTCGGCGGTGCTGTCTGGATTTGTGCTCGGCGCGCTCGCCTTCCAGCACCTCAACACCGACTCGGACACG GAAGGTTTTCTCCTTGGGGAAGTGAAAGGTGAAGCCAAGAACAGCATCACTGATTCCCAGATGGATGATGTTGAAGTTATTTATACAATTG acatTCAGAAATACATTTCATGCTATCAGCTTTTTAG CTTTTATAATTCTTCTGGTGAAGTAAATGAGCAGGCGCTgaagaaaatattatcaaatgtcAAGAAG GATGTGGTTGGTTGGTACAAATTGCGACGTCATTCAGACCAGATCATGACATTTAGAGAGAGACTGCTTCACAGAAACTTACAGCAGCATCTTTCAAGCCAGGaacttgtttttctgttattaacACCAAGTATAATAACAGAAAGCTGCTCTACTCATCGACTGGAGCACGCCTTATATAAGCCTCAGAAAGG actTTTTCATAGGATACCTTTAGTGGTGGCCAATCTGGGCATGTCCGAACAGCTGGGTTATAAAACTACATCTGGTTCCTGTACGTCTGCTGGTTTCAGTCGAGCAGTAAAAACACACAG ctctgaattttttaaagaagatggaTCTTTAAAGGAGGTGCAGAAGATAAATGAAATGTATAGTTCTTTACAAGATGAATTAAAG agTATATGCGAAAAAGTAGAACACAGTGAGAGAGCTGTAGAAAAACTACTAAATGATGTAAACAgattaaaaggagaaattaaaaaaagaaaacaagcacaGTTGCAAGCAACAC gaGAGAAGAATGTCCAAAAAGACCCTCAGGAGAACATTTTGCTTTGTCAAGCTTTACGGACCTTTTTTCCGGATTGTGAACTTCTCCATTCATGTGTTATCTCCTTGAAAAATAGGCGCATTTCTGGAAGTAGCTGTACTACCACCCACCCTCTCAGTGGGGTCCACAATCTAACCCTAATGGTGGAATACACAGACTTTCCTGAAGCGAGTCCAGCTCGTAGTGCCCTGCCGGTGACCAAGCGGAAAGCCTCAGACATGGATGATGGGTGGCAGGTCAAGAAGTCACGGCTGGGAGAGATACAGAACAGACCCTCTAAAACATATAGTAGTAACCAAGAAAAAGCATTCCCAGTGAGCAGCCCAGAAACTGATGAAGAGATGGAGAGAATGAAGGGTTCTGGTGAATATCCACAGTCTCCTACCTTCTGA